A stretch of the Streptomyces sp. NBC_00078 genome encodes the following:
- a CDS encoding cytochrome ubiquinol oxidase subunit I: protein MECGWITTEVGRQPWIVYQNMRVSEAVTDTRAASLWAMFGVVVLVHVLVLGAFLGVLVKMSRRWRLADEGALAGAEAEDLEGDTPYGPRPLATTGGRERDPGSDRGDE from the coding sequence TTGGAATGCGGCTGGATCACGACCGAGGTGGGCCGGCAGCCCTGGATCGTGTACCAGAACATGCGGGTCTCGGAGGCGGTCACGGACACCCGTGCCGCGTCCCTCTGGGCGATGTTCGGCGTCGTCGTGCTGGTGCATGTACTCGTCCTCGGCGCGTTCCTCGGCGTCCTCGTGAAGATGAGCCGCCGGTGGCGGCTGGCCGACGAGGGCGCGCTCGCGGGAGCCGAAGCCGAGGATCTGGAGGGCGACACCCCCTACGGACCACGCCCGTTGGCCACGACCGGCGGCCGGGAAAGGGACCCGGGCAGCGACAGGGGAGACGAATGA
- a CDS encoding cyclase family protein, with the protein MRTPDELSEADFRSLYRHLRGTAPGAATRRGALDTITGEQVLAAVREVRSGRTVSLAAPVNTRPGPDDADPAEHRLTAPAGAEPAAEGLEFARDRFAMNVHGDVDSHLDALCHVIYDGTLHGGVPAAGVLSPDGVSTLSVELVRDGIVGRGVLLDVPRLHGVCWLEPGSNVGAEDLAAAEARQGVRVGRGDILLVRVGHRRRREELGPWHVADARAGLHPTAMEFLAEREVAVLGSDGNSDTAPSLVAGVSFPVHVLAIHAMGLHLLDYLRFEDLAQICAREARWSFLCVVAPLRLPSATGSPVNPLAIL; encoded by the coding sequence ATGCGAACGCCCGACGAGCTGAGCGAGGCCGACTTCCGGTCGCTCTACCGGCACCTGCGCGGCACGGCCCCCGGCGCCGCCACTCGCCGTGGTGCCCTGGACACGATCACCGGCGAACAGGTGCTGGCGGCCGTTCGCGAGGTGCGGTCGGGACGTACGGTGTCGCTCGCGGCTCCGGTGAACACCCGTCCCGGACCTGACGACGCCGATCCGGCCGAGCACCGGCTCACCGCTCCGGCCGGCGCCGAACCGGCAGCGGAGGGCCTGGAGTTCGCGCGGGACCGGTTCGCCATGAACGTCCACGGTGACGTGGACAGTCACCTCGACGCGCTGTGTCACGTCATCTACGACGGCACCCTGCACGGCGGTGTGCCGGCGGCGGGCGTCCTGTCGCCGGACGGAGTGAGCACGCTCTCGGTCGAGCTGGTCCGCGACGGCATCGTCGGACGCGGGGTCCTCCTCGACGTTCCCCGTTTGCACGGCGTCTGCTGGCTGGAGCCCGGATCGAACGTCGGGGCCGAGGACCTCGCCGCAGCCGAGGCACGGCAGGGAGTCCGGGTCGGCCGGGGCGACATCCTCCTCGTCCGGGTCGGACACCGCCGACGCCGTGAGGAGCTCGGCCCCTGGCACGTGGCTGACGCCCGTGCCGGACTCCATCCGACCGCCATGGAGTTCCTGGCCGAGCGGGAGGTGGCCGTACTCGGCAGTGACGGCAACAGCGACACGGCCCCCAGCCTGGTGGCGGGGGTCTCGTTCCCGGTGCATGTGCTCGCCATCCACGCGATGGGACTGCATCTGCTCGACTACCTGCGGTTCGAGGACCTCGCGCAGATCTGCGCCAGGGAGGCCCGATGGTCGTTCCTCTGTGTCGTCGCGCCCCTCCGGCTGCCGTCGGCCACCGGTTCGCCGGTCAACCCCCTCGCGATCCTGTGA
- a CDS encoding DUF6325 family protein, whose amino-acid sequence MSDEFVEMGPIDYVVVEFPGNRMTGEGFPLLVDLVDRGLIRILDLMFVGKEEDGSVVGLEIADLTGDGALDLAVFEGASSGLLGQDDIEEAARALEPGSSAGILIYENLWAAPFATALRRGGAQLVASGRIPVPAVVAALDATEPGRPPTT is encoded by the coding sequence GTGAGCGATGAATTCGTCGAGATGGGCCCGATCGACTACGTGGTCGTCGAGTTTCCCGGTAATCGAATGACCGGTGAGGGCTTTCCCCTGCTGGTCGATCTGGTGGACCGCGGCCTCATCCGGATCCTCGATCTGATGTTTGTGGGGAAAGAGGAGGACGGGTCGGTCGTCGGCCTCGAGATCGCCGACCTCACCGGCGACGGGGCTCTGGACCTGGCCGTCTTCGAGGGCGCGTCCTCCGGCCTGCTGGGCCAGGACGACATCGAGGAGGCGGCCCGCGCCCTCGAGCCCGGCAGCTCCGCCGGAATCCTGATCTACGAGAACCTCTGGGCAGCGCCCTTCGCCACCGCGCTGCGACGCGGCGGTGCACAGCTGGTCGCCTCAGGGCGGATCCCGGTGCCGGCCGTGGTGGCTGCGCTGGACGCCACGGAACCCGGCCGGCCGCCCACGACGTAG
- a CDS encoding IS701 family transposase, translating to MGLRLPLGVVRTDELTEGQVRELEGELEALCASVDDVFARPASRENLRAMVRGLLSEVPRKNLWQLAEAAGHPSPDRLQGFLAKAAWDADELRDRVRAHAVAALAADDAVLIADETGDIKKGTKTAGVQRQYTGTAGRIENAQVSVHLSYGSRRGRTLIDAELYLGKHWAGATAEHERRCAEQGVPPERASAVATKPELARRMLERALAASVPFTYFLADEAYGQCRALRAWLEEHQVRYVLAIPKDEVLPLPDGRTRQARELWALVPEDAFERRSCADGAKGPREYDWAAVQLASVSTGLERHLLIRRSTVPNKKDRKTGALVREIAYFLCHTHPGATVAELVVAAGQRWMVEESFQVAKGQVGLDEHEVRKWCSWYRHTTVCMLAMAFLVTVRSRLIPAPPTTPDPRP from the coding sequence GTGGGATTGAGACTGCCGCTGGGCGTGGTGCGGACGGACGAGCTGACCGAGGGCCAAGTGCGGGAGCTTGAGGGGGAGTTGGAGGCATTGTGCGCTTCGGTGGACGATGTGTTTGCGCGTCCGGCTTCCCGGGAGAATCTGCGGGCGATGGTGCGCGGGCTGCTGAGCGAGGTGCCGCGCAAGAACCTGTGGCAGCTCGCGGAGGCTGCCGGCCACCCCAGCCCGGACCGGTTGCAGGGCTTCCTGGCCAAGGCCGCATGGGATGCGGACGAACTGCGCGACCGGGTCCGCGCCCACGCGGTCGCCGCCCTGGCCGCCGACGACGCGGTGCTGATCGCGGACGAGACCGGCGACATCAAGAAGGGCACCAAGACCGCCGGTGTCCAGCGTCAATACACCGGAACTGCGGGCAGAATCGAGAACGCCCAGGTCAGCGTGCACCTGTCCTACGGATCTCGCCGGGGTCGCACTCTGATCGACGCCGAGCTCTACCTCGGCAAGCACTGGGCCGGCGCCACCGCGGAGCACGAACGCCGCTGCGCCGAGCAGGGCGTCCCGCCCGAACGCGCGAGCGCGGTGGCCACCAAGCCGGAGCTGGCCCGGCGGATGCTGGAGCGGGCACTGGCCGCCTCGGTGCCGTTCACCTACTTCCTGGCCGACGAGGCCTACGGGCAGTGCCGTGCACTGCGCGCCTGGCTGGAGGAACACCAGGTCCGCTACGTGCTCGCCATCCCGAAGGACGAGGTGCTGCCCCTGCCCGACGGCCGCACCCGGCAGGCCCGCGAGCTGTGGGCGCTGGTACCCGAGGATGCCTTCGAGCGCCGCTCGTGCGCGGACGGCGCCAAGGGCCCTCGCGAGTACGACTGGGCCGCCGTCCAACTCGCCTCCGTTTCCACCGGGCTGGAGCGTCACCTGCTGATCCGCCGCTCGACCGTGCCCAACAAGAAGGACAGGAAGACCGGCGCACTCGTCCGGGAGATCGCCTACTTCCTGTGCCACACCCACCCCGGCGCCACCGTGGCCGAGCTGGTGGTCGCCGCCGGACAACGCTGGATGGTGGAGGAGTCGTTCCAGGTCGCGAAGGGACAGGTGGGCCTGGACGAACACGAGGTCCGCAAATGGTGCTCGTGGTACCGGCACACCACCGTGTGCATGCTCGCCATGGCTTTCCTGGTCACCGTCCGGAGCCGGCTCATACCCGCCCCACCGACGACACCCGACCCCCGACCGTGA